The Kitasatospora paranensis genome has a window encoding:
- a CDS encoding SDR family oxidoreductase, whose translation MATGSLTGQVGLVTGAGRGIGREIAIGLAAEGMSVGLVGRTHDTLITTLRECVRRGARGVAVTADVTRPGAVREAVRAVERDLGPVDLLVNNAGQVDRSEVPLWETDPNQWWQVVETNLRGPYNLLRAVLPGMVARGRGRVLNLNSGFALRPDGHYTAYATSKGALLQLSDNIADSLAEHHVVVLDISPGAVATDMTAGMPMFAEMKEWGSIPYVVAVAVDAARGRFDALHGRFIHAGRDNLETLVAQADKIRTGDARTLRLRPYGPQDPMA comes from the coding sequence ATGGCGACGGGATCGCTCACCGGACAGGTCGGACTGGTCACCGGCGCCGGCCGCGGAATCGGCCGCGAGATCGCGATCGGACTCGCCGCCGAGGGGATGTCGGTCGGCCTGGTCGGCCGCACCCACGACACCCTGATCACGACCCTGCGCGAGTGCGTCCGGCGCGGCGCCCGCGGGGTCGCGGTCACCGCCGACGTGACCCGCCCGGGCGCCGTCCGGGAGGCCGTCCGGGCCGTCGAACGCGACCTCGGCCCGGTGGACCTGCTGGTCAACAACGCCGGACAGGTCGACCGCTCCGAAGTCCCGCTCTGGGAGACCGACCCGAACCAGTGGTGGCAGGTCGTCGAGACCAACCTGCGCGGCCCCTACAACCTGCTGCGCGCCGTGCTGCCCGGCATGGTCGCCCGCGGCCGCGGCCGGGTGCTCAACCTGAACTCCGGCTTCGCGCTGCGCCCGGACGGCCACTACACCGCGTACGCGACCTCCAAGGGCGCGCTGCTCCAGCTCTCCGACAACATCGCCGACTCGCTGGCCGAGCACCACGTGGTGGTCCTCGACATCAGCCCCGGCGCGGTCGCCACCGACATGACCGCCGGGATGCCGATGTTCGCCGAGATGAAGGAGTGGGGCTCCATCCCCTACGTGGTCGCGGTCGCCGTGGACGCCGCCCGCGGCCGGTTCGACGCCCTGCACGGACGCTTCATCCACGCCGGCCGGGACAACCTGGAGACGCTCGTCGCGCAGGCCGACAAGATCCGCACCGGGGACGCCCGCACGCTGCGGCTGCGCCCGTACGGCCCGCAGGACCCGATGGCGTGA
- a CDS encoding ketopantoate reductase family protein has product MRYIIIGAGAVGGTIGGRLFESGHEVVLVARGPHLAALRENGLRLAVPEGVRTLPVPAVGGPQELTLQPDDVLVLAVKTQHSAPLLDAWSARPVAGGGTAGELLPLLCAQNGVENERLALRRFRRVYGVCVWLPSTHLEPGRVAAAGSPLSGILHVGRYPAGRDATAERIAADLSASRFHAPVSDDVMRWKYAKLLGNLLNALEAVAGPVTGELRRALAARTVAEGEAVLAAAGIGHPGREEQEAVRGDRVTLVPVEGEERGGGSSWQSLARKAGDIEADHLNGEIVLLGRLHGVPTPLNGALQQLANAFAREGRAPGGLPEADLAELLDG; this is encoded by the coding sequence ATGCGATACATCATCATCGGCGCCGGCGCGGTCGGCGGGACGATCGGCGGCCGGCTCTTCGAGAGCGGGCACGAGGTGGTGCTGGTCGCCCGCGGCCCGCACCTGGCGGCCCTGCGCGAGAACGGCCTGCGGCTGGCGGTGCCGGAGGGCGTGCGCACCCTGCCCGTCCCGGCCGTCGGCGGTCCGCAGGAGCTGACGCTGCAGCCCGACGACGTGCTCGTGCTGGCCGTCAAGACCCAGCACTCCGCGCCGCTGCTGGACGCCTGGTCGGCCCGGCCGGTGGCCGGCGGCGGCACCGCCGGCGAGCTGCTCCCGCTGCTGTGCGCGCAGAACGGCGTCGAGAACGAACGCCTGGCCCTGCGCCGCTTCCGCCGGGTGTACGGGGTGTGCGTCTGGCTGCCGTCCACCCACCTGGAGCCGGGCCGGGTGGCCGCCGCGGGCAGCCCGCTCAGCGGCATCCTGCACGTGGGCCGCTACCCGGCCGGCCGGGACGCCACCGCCGAGCGGATCGCCGCCGACCTGTCCGCCTCCCGGTTCCACGCGCCCGTCAGCGACGACGTGATGCGCTGGAAGTACGCCAAGCTGCTGGGCAACCTGCTCAACGCGCTGGAGGCGGTGGCGGGCCCGGTCACCGGCGAGCTCCGCCGGGCGCTGGCCGCCCGGACGGTCGCCGAGGGCGAGGCAGTGCTGGCCGCGGCCGGGATCGGCCACCCCGGCCGCGAGGAGCAGGAGGCGGTACGCGGCGACCGGGTCACGCTGGTGCCGGTCGAGGGCGAGGAGCGCGGCGGCGGCTCCTCCTGGCAGAGCCTGGCGCGCAAGGCCGGCGACATCGAGGCCGACCACCTCAACGGCGAGATCGTCCTGCTGGGCCGGCTGCACGGCGTGCCGACCCCGCTGAACGGGGCGCTGCAGCAGCTGGCGAACGCGTTCGCCCGCGAGGGCCGGGCACCGGGCGGCCTCCCCGAGGCGGACCTGGCGGAGCTGCTGGACGGCTGA
- a CDS encoding polysaccharide deacetylase family protein has product MSFAARSRPAHLATDGPAATGMPAPGQGAAGPPGQTSPSPSTSPPPAAEPSLAPGTPDEVVSGPPDRPEVALTFHGQGDPALATAVLTAAEQRGARLTVLVVGSWLDQQPQMAQRILDGGHELGNHTQNHLDISTMSAEQAYAEIAECADRLQRLTGSIGRWFRPSAAQYANAMVREQARQVGYRHCLSFDMDPRDYTDPGAEVVQRRVLKAVGGSIVALHMGHRGTADALPAILDGLAGRGLTAVTASTLCS; this is encoded by the coding sequence GTGTCCTTCGCCGCCCGGAGCCGCCCCGCCCACCTGGCCACCGACGGACCGGCCGCCACCGGGATGCCCGCCCCGGGGCAGGGCGCGGCCGGCCCGCCCGGCCAGACCTCGCCGAGCCCGTCCACGAGTCCGCCGCCGGCCGCCGAGCCCTCGCTGGCCCCGGGCACGCCGGACGAGGTGGTCAGCGGGCCGCCCGACCGGCCGGAGGTGGCGCTGACCTTCCACGGTCAGGGCGACCCGGCGCTGGCGACGGCGGTGCTCACCGCCGCCGAGCAGCGCGGCGCGCGCCTGACCGTGCTGGTCGTCGGCAGCTGGCTGGACCAGCAGCCGCAGATGGCGCAGCGGATCCTGGACGGCGGCCACGAACTCGGCAACCACACCCAGAACCACCTCGACATCAGCACCATGTCCGCGGAGCAGGCGTACGCCGAGATCGCCGAGTGCGCCGACCGGCTGCAGCGGCTCACCGGGTCGATCGGCCGCTGGTTCCGGCCGTCGGCGGCCCAGTACGCCAACGCGATGGTCCGCGAGCAGGCCCGGCAGGTCGGCTACCGGCACTGCCTCTCCTTCGACATGGACCCGCGGGACTACACCGACCCGGGTGCCGAGGTCGTGCAGCGCCGGGTGCTGAAGGCGGTGGGCGGCTCGATCGTGGCCCTGCACATGGGGCACCGGGGCACCGCCGACGCACTGCCGGCGATCCTGGACGGCCTGGCCGGGCGGGGTCTGACGGCGGTCACCGCGAGCACCCTCTGCTCCTGA
- a CDS encoding HDIG domain-containing metalloprotein, producing the protein MTGRPFEPVALPAEAAALHAELGAPPRLLAHHRLVHDVAVRLLAAVGAELGVDADGVRYGAATHDIGKVRYPQELSGPGSRHEEAGRALLLERGVPPELARYAGSHGSWQRPGLGTEELLVSLADKVWKGRRQPDLEDLVAGRLAAARRQPLWEAFLHLDDLLAPIAEDAPRRLAHQAAFPL; encoded by the coding sequence ATGACAGGCCGTCCGTTCGAACCTGTCGCGCTGCCGGCCGAGGCGGCCGCGCTGCACGCCGAACTCGGCGCCCCGCCGCGGCTGCTCGCGCACCACCGGCTCGTCCACGACGTCGCGGTGCGGCTGCTGGCGGCGGTCGGCGCGGAGCTCGGCGTGGACGCGGACGGCGTCCGGTACGGTGCCGCCACGCACGACATCGGCAAGGTCCGGTACCCGCAGGAGCTGTCCGGGCCGGGCTCGCGCCACGAGGAGGCCGGCCGGGCCCTGCTGCTCGAACGCGGCGTCCCGCCGGAGCTCGCCCGGTACGCCGGCAGCCACGGCAGCTGGCAGCGCCCGGGCCTCGGCACCGAGGAGCTCCTGGTGAGCCTCGCCGACAAGGTCTGGAAGGGCCGCCGGCAGCCCGACCTGGAGGACCTCGTCGCGGGCCGGCTCGCGGCGGCCCGCAGGCAGCCGCTCTGGGAGGCCTTCCTGCACCTGGACGACCTCCTCGCCCCGATCGCCGAGGACGCGCCCCGCCGGCTCGCCCACCAGGCGGCCTTCCCGCTCTGA
- a CDS encoding tyrosine protein phosphatase, which produces MRPTLFTVDRPAPGRLSTMARPRGGDWLRDEMAALAAAGVDILVCLLTADESAELGLVDEAVEAVAAGLRFVPVPVPDLTVPDPAAVLPVLCELAEALGTGAHVVAHCRAGIGRSSLLVAALLVREGVAPDTAWERIARARGLDVPDTAEQRAWPARLAGV; this is translated from the coding sequence TTGCGTCCCACCCTCTTCACCGTCGACCGCCCGGCGCCGGGGCGGCTGTCCACGATGGCCCGGCCGCGCGGCGGCGACTGGCTCCGGGACGAGATGGCGGCCCTCGCCGCCGCCGGCGTCGACATCCTGGTCTGCCTGCTCACCGCCGACGAGAGCGCCGAACTCGGTCTGGTCGACGAGGCGGTGGAGGCCGTCGCGGCCGGGCTGCGGTTCGTCCCCGTCCCCGTTCCCGACCTGACCGTCCCCGATCCGGCGGCGGTGCTTCCCGTCCTGTGCGAGCTGGCCGAGGCCCTCGGGACGGGAGCCCATGTGGTGGCGCACTGCCGCGCGGGCATCGGCCGGTCCTCCCTGCTCGTGGCCGCGCTGCTGGTCCGCGAGGGCGTCGCTCCCGACACCGCCTGGGAGCGGATCGCGCGGGCCCGCGGCCTCGACGTCCCCGACACGGCGGAGCAGCGCGCCTGGCCCGCCCGGCTGGCGGGCGTCTGA
- a CDS encoding GNAT family protein, which yields MQTRPFLSGAAVRLRPATGGDVPALAAIRATPEVLARWRGGPDMAAEVRSDLADPATPTLAIEYRGRVVGAIQWHEEDEPDYRHAGIDVYLDPAVHGRGLGTDAVRTLARYLVTELGHHRLVIDPAADNAAAIACYRKVGFRPVGVMRSYERGPDGGWHDGLLMDLLAAELT from the coding sequence ATGCAGACCAGGCCCTTCCTGTCCGGCGCGGCCGTCCGCCTGCGCCCGGCCACCGGGGGCGACGTGCCCGCCCTGGCGGCGATCCGCGCCACACCGGAGGTCCTCGCCCGGTGGCGCGGCGGCCCCGACATGGCCGCCGAGGTGCGGTCCGACCTGGCGGACCCGGCGACGCCGACCCTGGCGATCGAGTACCGCGGCCGCGTGGTCGGCGCCATCCAGTGGCACGAGGAGGACGAGCCGGACTACCGGCACGCGGGGATCGACGTCTACCTCGACCCGGCGGTGCACGGCCGCGGACTGGGCACCGACGCCGTCCGCACCCTGGCCCGGTACCTGGTCACCGAACTCGGCCACCACCGGCTGGTGATCGACCCGGCCGCCGACAATGCGGCCGCCATCGCCTGCTACCGCAAGGTGGGGTTCCGCCCGGTCGGTGTGATGCGCTCGTACGAGCGCGGCCCGGACGGCGGCTGGCACGACGGCCTCCTGATGGATCTGCTCGCGGCGGAACTGACGTAG